One Prodigiosinella aquatilis DNA window includes the following coding sequences:
- the parC gene encoding DNA topoisomerase IV subunit A, whose product MSEITHDGVESLALHTFTENAYLNYSMYVIMDRALPFIGDGLKPVQRRIVYAMSELGLNASAKFKKSARTVGDVLGKYHPHGDSACYEAMVLMAQPFSYRYPLVDGQGNWGAPDDPKSFAAMRYTESRLSKYAEVLLGELGQGTVDYSPNFDGTLQEPRMLPARLPNILLNGTTGIAVGMATDIPPHNIREIAAASVALIDNPHATLDVLLQHVQGPDFPTEAEIITPRDELCKMYETGRGSVRMRAVWKQEDNSVVITALPHQVSGAKVLEQIASQMRAKKLPMVDDLRDESDHENPTRLVLVPRSNRVDLEQVMNHLFATTDLEKSYRINMNMIGLDSRPSVKGLLEILTEWLTFRRETVRRRLDYRLEKVLKRLHILEGLLIAFLNIDDVIHIVRTEDEPKPVLMRQFSLSEIQAEAILELKLRHLAKLEEMKIRGEQSDLAKERDHLQALLASERKLNNLLKKEIQSDALAYGDERRSPLCKRGEAKAMSEHDLTPSEPVTIVLSEMGWVRSAKGHDIDPSGLSYKAGDSFRAAARGKSNQPVVFIDSTGRSYALDPLTMPSARGQGEPLTGKLMLPPGASIEQVLMAADDQRMLLASDAGYGFVCTFNDLVARNRVGKAVLALPENAKVLSPLETHRDDDLLLTITEAGRMLLFPVSDLPQLSKGKGNKIIAIPAAQAASGVDKINWLFILTPQSSVTMYVGKRKLNLHPEDLQKYHASRGCKGTLLPRGLQRVDRIDVDTPETPSDGNSEE is encoded by the coding sequence ATGAGTGAGATAACTCATGACGGCGTAGAAAGCCTTGCGCTGCATACGTTTACTGAAAATGCGTATCTGAACTACTCCATGTACGTCATCATGGACCGGGCATTACCCTTTATCGGCGATGGTTTGAAACCTGTACAGCGCCGTATCGTCTACGCTATGTCGGAACTGGGCCTGAATGCCAGTGCCAAATTCAAAAAGTCCGCCCGTACGGTGGGGGATGTATTGGGTAAATACCATCCGCATGGCGACAGCGCCTGTTATGAGGCGATGGTATTAATGGCTCAACCGTTCTCTTACCGTTATCCGTTAGTGGATGGGCAGGGAAACTGGGGTGCGCCGGACGATCCAAAGTCTTTTGCCGCCATGCGTTATACCGAATCCCGGTTGTCCAAATATGCCGAAGTGCTACTGGGCGAGCTGGGACAAGGCACCGTCGATTATTCCCCGAACTTTGACGGCACCCTGCAGGAGCCCAGAATGTTACCGGCTCGTCTGCCGAATATTCTGCTGAATGGCACGACGGGTATTGCGGTGGGTATGGCAACTGATATTCCCCCGCATAACATCCGCGAGATTGCCGCTGCCTCCGTAGCGTTGATTGATAATCCGCACGCCACGCTGGATGTACTGTTGCAGCATGTCCAGGGGCCGGATTTCCCGACTGAGGCGGAAATCATTACGCCACGTGACGAACTGTGCAAAATGTATGAAACCGGGCGTGGTTCGGTACGGATGCGTGCGGTCTGGAAACAAGAGGACAACAGTGTAGTCATTACTGCCTTACCGCATCAGGTGTCCGGGGCCAAGGTGCTAGAGCAGATCGCCAGCCAGATGCGGGCTAAAAAGTTGCCGATGGTCGACGATTTGCGCGATGAATCTGACCATGAAAACCCGACGCGTCTGGTGCTGGTGCCGCGTTCCAACCGTGTCGACCTGGAACAGGTGATGAATCATCTGTTCGCTACCACCGATTTGGAAAAAAGCTACCGTATCAATATGAATATGATTGGTCTGGATAGCCGGCCCAGTGTGAAAGGGCTGCTGGAAATCCTGACCGAGTGGTTGACTTTCCGTCGTGAAACTGTGCGCCGTCGTCTTGATTACCGGCTGGAAAAGGTGCTGAAGCGCCTGCATATTCTGGAAGGTTTGCTGATTGCGTTCTTAAATATTGATGATGTTATTCATATCGTCCGTACTGAAGATGAACCGAAGCCGGTATTGATGCGCCAGTTCAGTCTGAGTGAAATACAGGCTGAAGCGATACTGGAATTGAAATTGCGTCACCTGGCCAAGCTGGAAGAGATGAAAATCCGTGGTGAACAAAGCGATCTGGCCAAGGAACGCGATCATCTACAGGCGCTACTGGCGTCTGAACGGAAATTGAATAACCTGCTGAAAAAAGAGATTCAGTCTGATGCTCTGGCTTATGGCGACGAACGCCGTTCACCACTGTGTAAGCGCGGTGAAGCCAAGGCGATGAGCGAGCATGACCTGACCCCTTCAGAGCCGGTAACGATTGTGCTTTCCGAAATGGGGTGGGTACGCAGCGCCAAAGGACATGATATCGATCCTTCCGGGCTGAGCTACAAGGCTGGAGACAGTTTCCGTGCCGCCGCGCGCGGCAAGAGCAACCAGCCGGTGGTCTTTATTGATTCCACCGGGCGCAGTTATGCTCTCGACCCACTGACGATGCCATCGGCACGTGGACAAGGCGAACCGCTGACTGGCAAGCTGATGTTGCCACCAGGTGCCTCCATCGAACAGGTATTGATGGCGGCTGACGATCAGCGGATGTTATTGGCTTCGGATGCCGGCTATGGTTTTGTTTGTACCTTTAATGATCTGGTCGCGCGTAATCGTGTGGGTAAAGCGGTGTTGGCGCTGCCGGAAAACGCGAAGGTATTGTCACCGTTGGAAACTCATCGTGATGATGATCTGCTGCTGACCATTACTGAAGCAGGACGGATGTTATTGTTCCCGGTATCTGATTTGCCGCAATTGTCGAAAGGAAAGGGCAACAAGATCATTGCTATCCCGGCCGCGCAGGCGGCCAGTGGTGTGGATAAAATCAACTGGTTGTTTATCCTTACACCGCAGTCATCCGTTACAATGTATGTCGGTAAACGTAAGCTCAACCTGCATCCGGAAGATTTGCAGAAATATCACGCCAGCCGGGGTTGCAAGGGAACGCTGTTACCACGTGGATTGCAGCGGGTGGATCGGATAGACGTCGATACGCCTGAAACGCCCAGTGACGGCAACAGTGAAGAGTGA
- the ftsP gene encoding cell division protein FtsP codes for MSLSRRRFLQASGIAFCAGTVSLAARANSTQNALPIPPLIESRRGQPVFLTLQQAHWSFSGGRKALVWGINGRYLGPTVRVFSNDDVKLIYTNHLPEPVAMTVSGLQVPGSLMGGAARIIPPGMNWYPVMPIRQAASSCWYHADTPNRMAPHVYNGLAGLWLVEDRYSKALPIPNHYGLDDFPLIIQDKRLDNFGAPIYDSPRHGGFLGDILLVNGVQNPFIEVSRGWVRLRLLNASNARRYVMRMSDGRPMHLVANDQGFLPIPVTLNQISLAPGERREILIDLSQGEEVTLITGESAGIMDRLHGLFEPSNILISNQILTLKPTGLLSLVADNLPLHLIADNLVEGNISRTREFSLGDTLPGINGAMWDMTRVDVQTQVGLCERWLVHADKPQPFHIQGVMFQVRSVNGGRVPPEDNGWKDTVWVDTDVELLVYFNQDSSAQFPFLYYSQILEMADRGSTGQLVVRDN; via the coding sequence ATGTCATTGAGCCGGCGTCGATTTTTGCAGGCTTCAGGTATCGCATTTTGCGCTGGGACCGTGTCATTAGCGGCCAGAGCCAATAGTACACAAAACGCATTACCTATTCCGCCATTGATTGAATCCCGGCGAGGACAACCAGTATTTTTGACGCTGCAGCAGGCGCACTGGTCATTTAGCGGCGGCAGGAAAGCCTTGGTATGGGGAATCAATGGCAGATATCTGGGGCCAACAGTCCGGGTATTCAGTAATGACGATGTGAAGCTGATATACACTAACCATCTGCCAGAACCGGTAGCCATGACCGTCAGTGGTTTACAGGTACCCGGTTCACTGATGGGCGGAGCAGCGCGTATCATTCCGCCTGGTATGAATTGGTACCCGGTGATGCCCATTCGTCAGGCAGCGTCAAGCTGCTGGTATCACGCCGACACACCGAATCGGATGGCTCCGCATGTTTACAACGGTCTGGCGGGACTCTGGCTGGTGGAAGACCGCTACAGCAAGGCGTTGCCGATTCCCAATCATTACGGCCTGGATGATTTCCCGCTGATTATTCAGGATAAGCGGCTGGATAACTTTGGTGCGCCGATTTATGACTCACCCCGTCATGGCGGATTTCTCGGTGATATTTTGCTCGTCAATGGGGTTCAGAATCCGTTTATCGAGGTTTCCCGTGGTTGGGTGCGTTTGCGACTGCTGAATGCGTCGAATGCTCGTCGCTATGTGATGCGTATGAGCGATGGTCGTCCAATGCACCTTGTCGCTAATGATCAGGGGTTTTTACCCATACCTGTCACGTTAAACCAGATCTCATTGGCTCCTGGCGAACGGCGGGAAATCCTGATTGATCTGTCTCAAGGTGAGGAAGTGACACTGATTACCGGAGAATCCGCCGGGATTATGGATCGCTTGCATGGATTGTTTGAACCATCCAATATTTTGATTTCCAATCAGATTTTAACATTGAAACCGACGGGGCTACTGTCGTTGGTGGCAGATAACCTGCCATTGCATCTGATAGCTGATAATTTGGTTGAAGGGAATATCAGTCGTACCCGTGAGTTCAGTTTAGGTGACACCCTACCGGGCATCAATGGTGCCATGTGGGATATGACTCGTGTGGATGTTCAGACTCAAGTAGGGCTATGTGAACGCTGGCTGGTCCATGCCGACAAACCGCAGCCGTTTCATATTCAAGGTGTTATGTTTCAGGTCCGCAGTGTTAATGGCGGCAGAGTTCCGCCGGAAGACAATGGCTGGAAGGATACAGTGTGGGTGGATACGGATGTCGAACTGCTGGTCTATTTCAACCAGGATTCATCAGCGCAATTCCCGTTTCTCTATTACAGCCAGATACTTGAAATGGCTGATCGTGGTTCCACCGGACAACTGGTGGTACGGGATAACTGA
- a CDS encoding 1-acylglycerol-3-phosphate O-acyltransferase, translating into MLFIFRFLVVMVFSILVSVFGSVYCLFSPRNPRHVSTFGRLFGRLSVVLGLKVELRVPEAAAHYGKCIYIANHQNNYDMVTAASVVQPRTVTVGKKSLLWIPFFGPLYWLSGNLLIERENRTKAHGTITQVVKHIKEHNISIWMFPEGTRSRGRGLLPFKTGAFHAAIAAGVPVVPICISTTSNKIKLNRWNNGHVIVEILPPVDTSTYTKDQARKLAVYCHDLMAAKLVQLDAEVAEREAAEKR; encoded by the coding sequence ATGTTATTCATTTTCCGGTTCCTGGTGGTGATGGTTTTTTCCATATTGGTCAGTGTTTTTGGTTCTGTTTACTGCCTGTTCAGCCCTAGAAATCCCCGTCATGTATCAACATTCGGCCGTCTTTTCGGGCGATTGTCTGTGGTTTTAGGCCTGAAAGTGGAACTGAGGGTGCCAGAAGCGGCAGCGCATTATGGTAAATGCATTTACATTGCCAATCATCAGAATAATTACGATATGGTCACGGCGGCGAGTGTGGTGCAGCCACGTACTGTAACCGTTGGTAAGAAAAGTCTACTGTGGATACCTTTTTTTGGGCCGCTTTACTGGCTGTCCGGTAACCTGTTAATTGAACGGGAAAACCGGACTAAAGCCCACGGCACGATCACCCAGGTGGTCAAACATATCAAAGAGCACAATATTTCTATCTGGATGTTCCCGGAAGGTACTCGCAGCCGAGGTCGTGGTTTGCTGCCGTTTAAAACCGGCGCTTTTCATGCGGCAATTGCCGCCGGGGTGCCAGTGGTGCCGATTTGTATTTCCACTACCAGCAATAAGATCAAACTCAATCGCTGGAACAATGGCCATGTGATCGTTGAAATACTGCCACCGGTTGATACTAGCACTTATACTAAAGATCAAGCGCGCAAACTGGCAGTCTATTGCCATGATTTGATGGCAGCGAAACTGGTACAACTGGATGCCGAAGTGGCAGAACGAGAAGCAGCAGAGAAACGTTAA